The Megalobrama amblycephala isolate DHTTF-2021 linkage group LG7, ASM1881202v1, whole genome shotgun sequence genome window below encodes:
- the LOC125271163 gene encoding microfibril-associated glycoprotein 4-like has translation MTMMVFLAVLLSVVLVSGCSTDENTPVDCSDLYKAGQTVSGIYSIYPAGGFPVWVYCDMISDGKDEDKGGWTVFQRRMDGSVNFYRPWNQYKRGFGNVESEYWLGLENMYQLTRNRKYMLRVDLEDFTGKKVFAQYSSFSVDCETDGYKLLVSGFKDGGAGDSLTHHNGMKFSTFDKDQDTSGENCAKKHLGAFWYVACYHANPNGVYLWGEDPTIFAIGNVWFHYKNNVALGMKFISMKIKRVS, from the exons ATGACA ATGATGGTGTTTCTAGCAGTTCTTCTCTCTGTTGTTCTGGTGAGCGGATGCAGTACTGATGAAAACACGCCGGTCGACTGTTCTGACCTTTATAAAGCAGGGCAAACAGTCAGTGGGATTTACTCCATCTATCCAGCAGGTGGCTTTCCTGTCTGGGTTTACTGTGACATGATCTCAGATGGGAAAGATGAAGATAAAGGAGGATGGACG GTGTTTCAGAGGAGAATGGACGGCAGTGTGAATTTCTATCGGCCGTGGAATCAGTACAAGAGAGGATTTGGGAATGTGGAGAGCGAATACTGGCTGG GGCTGGAGAACATGTACCAGCTGACACGTAACAGGAAGTACATGCTGAGAGTGGATCTGGAGGACTTCACcggaaaaaaagtttttgctcAATACTCGTCCTTCTCTGTGGATTGTGAAACTGACGGGTATAAACTGCTTGTTTCAGGGTTCAAGGATGGAGGAGCAG GTGACTCTTTGACCCACCACAATGGTATGAAGTTCTCCACCTTTGACAAAGACCAAGACACTTCTGGAGAAAACTGTGCAAAAAAGCATCTCGGGGCATTTTGGTACGTAGCCTGTTACCATGCAAACCCTAACGGTGTGTATTTATGGGGAGAAGATCCCACCATTTTCGCCATTGGAAATGTTTGGTTCCACTATAAGAACAATGTCGCTCTTGGTATGAAATTCATCAGCATGAAGATCAAACGTGTGTCTTAG